GCCGTGCACGGGTTCGAACATCGACGGGTTCGTCCGCGTCGCATCGATGTTGCCGCTCGCCGCCAGGCCGATGCCACCGCACACCGCCGCGGCGAGGTCGGTGACGATGTCGCCGAACAGGTTGTCGGTGACGATGACGTCGAATCGACCCGGATCGGTGACTAGATGGATGGTCGCGGAATCGACGTGCTGATAGGCGATCTCGACATCCGGGTACTCGGTGCCGACCTCCTGCACGGTGCGCCACCACAGTGCGCCCGCATACGTCAGCACATTGTTCTTGTGCACCAGGGTCAACTGTCCGCGCCGCCGCGATGCCCGCGCGAAGGCGTCGTGCACGACCCGTCGCACCCCGTACGCCGTGTTGACGCTGACCTCGGTGGCGATTTCGTGCGGCGTCCCGACCCGGATCGCACCGCCGTTGCCCGTGTAGGGCCCCTCGGTGCCCTCGCGGACGACGACGAAGTCGATGTCGGGGTTTCCGGCGAGCGGACTGCTCACGCCCGGATACAGCCGGGCGGGCCGCAGGTTGATGTGGTGGTCAAGTTCGAATCGAATCCTCAGCAGCAGACCGCGTTCCAGCAGACCGCTGGGCACCGACGGGTCGCCGATCGCGCCAAGCAGAATGGCGTCGTGCCCGCGCAGTTCGTCGAGCACGGAGTCAGGCAGTACTTCGCCGCTGGCGTGGTACCTGCGCGCGCCGAGGTCGTATTCGGTCTTGTCCACACCGGGTAGGACGGCATCGAGCACCTTGACGGCCTCGCCTATGACCTCGGGGCCGATGCCGTCGCCGGCGATGATCGCCAATTTCACGACAGGTCCACCACTTCCAGCAGCTTGGCGCCCACGGCCGCGGTGATCGCGGCTCGGACGTCCTCGGGCACATCGCGATCGATGCGCAACAGGATCGTCGCGCCGGGACCCTCGGCATCCTCGCTGAGTTGGGCGGCGTGAATGTTGATGTCGGCGGTGCCCAGCAGCGTGCCGATCTTGCCCAGCGTGCCCGGCTGGTCGATGTAGTTGATGATCAGGTAGACGCCCTCGGCGCGCAGATCGAAGTTGCGGCCGTTGATCTGGACGATCTTCTCCACCAGCTGCGGCCCCGACAGGGTTCCGCTGACGTTGGCAACCGACCCGTCGGAGTAGACCGCGCGGACGTCGACGACGCTGCGGTGGTTGGGGCTCTCGGTGGCGGTGCTGATATCGGCTTCGACGCCACGCTCGGCGGCCAGCGCAGGAGCGTTGACGAACGTCACCGGGTCTTCGATGACGGCGCTGAACAATCCGCGCAACGCCGAAAGACGAAGTACCTCAACATCTTCGGATGCCAGCTCGCCGCGGACCTGAATCGAAAGCGACACCGGCAGGTCGGCGGACAGGACGCCGACCAGCAGTCCCAGCTTGCGCACCAGGTCCAGCCACGGTGCGACCTCTTCGCCGACGACCCCGCCGCCGACGTTGACCGCGTCGGGCACGAACTCCCCGGCAAGCGCCAGCTTCACGCTCTCGGCGACGTCGGTGCCCGCCCGGTCCTGGGCCTCGGCCGTCGATGCGCCGAGGTGCGGAGTCACCACCACCTGGGGCAGCTCGAAAAGCGGACTGTCCGTGCACGGTTCGGTGGCGAAGACGTCGAGGCCGGCGGCGCGAACACGTCCGTCGGTGATGGCTTCGGCCAGCGCGGCCTCGTCGACCAGGCCGCCGCGCGCGGCGTTGACGATGATGACACCCGGCTTGACCTTGGTGAGCGCCTCCTTGCCGATCAGGCCGGCGGTCTCCTTGGTCTTGGGCAGGTGCACCGAGATGAAGTCGGCCCGGGCCAGCAGTTCGTCGAGCGTGAGCAATTCGATGCCGAGCTGGGCGGCGCGGGCCGCCGACACGTACGGGTCGTAGGCCACGATGTGCGTCCCGAACGCAGCCAGCCGCTGCGCCACCAGCTGCCCGATACGGCCAAGGCCGACG
The nucleotide sequence above comes from Mycolicibacterium moriokaense. Encoded proteins:
- the serA gene encoding phosphoglycerate dehydrogenase, coding for MSLPVVLIADKLAPSTVAALGDQVEVRWVDGPDREKLLAAVPEADALLVRSATTVDAEVLAAAPKLKIVARAGVGLDNVDVDAATARGVLVVNAPTSNIHSAAEHAVALLLSAARQIPAADATLREHTWKRSAFSGTEIYGKTVGVVGLGRIGQLVAQRLAAFGTHIVAYDPYVSAARAAQLGIELLTLDELLARADFISVHLPKTKETAGLIGKEALTKVKPGVIIVNAARGGLVDEAALAEAITDGRVRAAGLDVFATEPCTDSPLFELPQVVVTPHLGASTAEAQDRAGTDVAESVKLALAGEFVPDAVNVGGGVVGEEVAPWLDLVRKLGLLVGVLSADLPVSLSIQVRGELASEDVEVLRLSALRGLFSAVIEDPVTFVNAPALAAERGVEADISTATESPNHRSVVDVRAVYSDGSVANVSGTLSGPQLVEKIVQINGRNFDLRAEGVYLIINYIDQPGTLGKIGTLLGTADINIHAAQLSEDAEGPGATILLRIDRDVPEDVRAAITAAVGAKLLEVVDLS
- a CDS encoding 3-isopropylmalate dehydrogenase, which gives rise to MKLAIIAGDGIGPEVIGEAVKVLDAVLPGVDKTEYDLGARRYHASGEVLPDSVLDELRGHDAILLGAIGDPSVPSGLLERGLLLRIRFELDHHINLRPARLYPGVSSPLAGNPDIDFVVVREGTEGPYTGNGGAIRVGTPHEIATEVSVNTAYGVRRVVHDAFARASRRRGQLTLVHKNNVLTYAGALWWRTVQEVGTEYPDVEIAYQHVDSATIHLVTDPGRFDVIVTDNLFGDIVTDLAAAVCGGIGLAASGNIDATRTNPSMFEPVHGSAPDIAGQGIADPTAAIMSVALLLSHQGEIDAAARVDKAVEQHLATRGDERRSTTEIGDRIVSLL